From the genome of Spirosomataceae bacterium TFI 002, one region includes:
- a CDS encoding phosphomannomutase produces MSLIKSISGIRGTIGGAPGDNLTPIDVVKFAAAYGMLLKEANPKANKIIIGRDARLSGEIITQLVSSTLMSQGYDIIDLGLSTTPTVEIAVPMEKADGGIILTASHNPAQWNALKLLNNKGEFISGELGEKLLDIANNDDFSFVDVKKLGKYTTDDSYLDKHIEMILKLDLVDVEAIKKSKFRVVVDAVNSSGGIAVPKLLKALGVTQIKELNCEPTGHFAHNPEPLPENLLELSQELRNGDYDLGIVVDPDVDRLAFITENGEPFGEEYTLVAVADYILKNRKNTEHTTVSNLSSTIALREVTEKHGGKYFASAVGEVNVVEMMKKHHSIIGGEGNGGIILPELHYGRDALVGIALFLSHLAHFGKSIGVLRKSYPDYYIAKKKIELDKSMDVDGILSKINTKYQKQECDTQDGLKIYFGSEWVHLRKSNTEPIIRIYAESEFETTANSLADKIIHDIKDAIRN; encoded by the coding sequence TTGAGTTTAATTAAATCTATTTCGGGCATTAGGGGCACAATCGGTGGAGCTCCTGGAGACAATCTTACTCCAATTGATGTTGTTAAGTTTGCAGCTGCATACGGCATGTTATTAAAAGAGGCTAATCCAAAAGCAAACAAAATTATAATTGGGCGAGACGCAAGGTTGTCCGGCGAAATTATAACGCAATTAGTTTCTAGTACATTGATGTCGCAAGGTTATGACATTATTGATCTCGGTCTTAGTACAACACCTACGGTTGAAATTGCCGTTCCAATGGAAAAAGCTGATGGTGGAATAATCCTCACAGCCAGCCATAATCCTGCACAATGGAATGCTTTGAAATTACTTAACAATAAAGGTGAGTTTATTTCAGGAGAGCTTGGAGAAAAGCTTCTAGATATTGCCAACAATGACGATTTCAGCTTTGTAGATGTCAAAAAGTTAGGAAAATATACAACAGACGATAGCTACCTAGATAAACACATAGAAATGATTCTTAAACTCGACCTAGTCGATGTAGAAGCTATCAAAAAATCAAAATTTAGAGTTGTTGTAGATGCCGTTAACTCAAGTGGAGGAATCGCCGTACCAAAACTCCTAAAGGCTCTTGGAGTTACTCAAATTAAAGAATTGAATTGTGAACCAACAGGACATTTCGCTCACAATCCCGAACCATTGCCAGAAAACCTTTTAGAGCTATCACAAGAGCTTAGAAATGGAGATTATGACTTAGGTATAGTTGTAGATCCAGATGTCGATCGTTTGGCCTTTATAACTGAGAATGGCGAACCGTTTGGTGAAGAATATACACTGGTGGCAGTTGCTGACTATATTTTAAAGAACAGAAAGAATACTGAACATACAACTGTTTCAAACCTATCTTCTACAATCGCTCTACGAGAGGTGACAGAAAAGCACGGTGGCAAGTATTTCGCGTCTGCAGTTGGCGAAGTCAACGTTGTAGAAATGATGAAAAAGCACCATTCCATAATTGGAGGTGAAGGTAACGGAGGAATAATTCTACCTGAACTTCACTATGGCAGAGATGCACTTGTAGGTATAGCTCTCTTCTTAAGTCACCTTGCACATTTCGGAAAATCAATAGGAGTTTTAAGAAAATCGTATCCCGACTATTATATAGCTAAGAAGAAAATTGAGTTGGATAAGTCTATGGATGTAGATGGTATATTGTCAAAAATAAACACAAAGTACCAGAAACAAGAATGCGATACCCAAGATGGTCTTAAGATATATTTCGGCTCTGAATGGGTTCATTTAAGAAAATCCAATACTGAGCCTATTATTAGAATTTACGCTGAAAGCGAGTTTGAAACCACAGCCAACTCATTGGCCGATAAGATCATTCACGATATAAAAGACGCGATTAGAAACTAA
- a CDS encoding putative proteasome-type protease has translation MTFCLGVKVAKGIVAISDSRITSGTEVSTKKKMFTFENTDQNLFIMTSGLRSVRDKVMTYFEELLPEKGKDFDKTYKAVNAFGDMLRLVAQQDKAHLLSAGLQFNLWAIIGGQMKNDEEHKLFLVYPEGNWIEVTQGSPFIIIGNSGFGKPILNRNIKYETSLREVLKLGFLAFDSTRVSANDVDFPIDVLIYEDSKFKFSTATYEFDELESISSQWNNLLNESVQKLPIDWAKNLLHKIKDTE, from the coding sequence ATGACCTTCTGTTTAGGCGTAAAAGTTGCCAAAGGTATAGTTGCAATATCAGATTCAAGAATCACCTCGGGAACTGAAGTTTCTACTAAAAAGAAAATGTTCACGTTTGAAAATACAGATCAGAACCTTTTCATAATGACTTCCGGTCTTAGATCCGTGAGAGATAAGGTCATGACATATTTTGAAGAACTCTTACCCGAAAAAGGTAAAGATTTTGACAAAACTTACAAAGCCGTGAATGCATTTGGTGATATGCTTAGGCTAGTTGCACAGCAAGATAAAGCTCACTTATTAAGTGCAGGACTACAATTCAACCTATGGGCCATAATCGGTGGCCAAATGAAAAACGATGAAGAACACAAACTCTTCTTAGTATATCCCGAGGGAAACTGGATTGAAGTTACCCAAGGTTCCCCCTTCATTATAATTGGAAATTCAGGATTCGGGAAACCAATATTAAATAGAAACATTAAGTATGAAACTTCTCTGAGGGAGGTTCTTAAATTAGGTTTCTTAGCTTTTGATAGTACTAGAGTAAGTGCAAATGATGTTGATTTTCCTATTGATGTACTTATATATGAAGATAGCAAGTTTAAATTTTCAACTGCAACATATGAATTTGATGAGCTAGAAAGTATATCATCACAATGGAATAATTTGCTCAATGAATCGGTTCAAAAATTGCCAATTGATTGGGCTAAAAATTTACTTCATAAAATTAAAGATACCGAATAA
- a CDS encoding DNA-directed RNA polymerase subunit beta', translating to MSLKKNKKINSDFNSITISLASPESILESSFGEVTQPETINYRTYKPEMGGLFCERIFGPVKDWECHCGKYKRIRYKGIICDRCGVEVTEKKVRRERMGHIELVVPVAHIWYFKSLPNKIGYLLGLSSKKLDQIIYYERYVVIQSGVKEEEGIEYMDYLTEEEYLDIIDKLPRENQLLPDEDPQKFIAKMGADALEMLLARLKLDELSYSLRHQAATDTSQQRKAEALKRLRIVEAFRDANTRIENRPEWMVIRMVPVIPPELRPLVPLDGGRFATSDLNDLYRRVIIRNNRLKRLLEIKAPEVILRNEKRMLQEAVDSLFDNSRKVNAVRSDGNRALKSLSDMLKGKQGRFRQNLLGKRVDYSGRSVIVVGPELKLHECGLPKGMAAELFKPFIIRKLIERGIVKTVKSAKKIVDRKDAVVWDILENVMKGHPVMLNRAPTLHRLGIQAFQPKLVEGKAIQLHPLVCTAFNADFDGDQMAVHVPLGQEAIMEASVLMLSSHNILNPANGAPITVPSQDMVLGLYYVTKGKRSTENEKIKGEGMTFYAPEEVIIAMNEGQLSTHAYINCKLKVKNAQGELEDKIIETVAGRVLFNQFVPEKVGYINELLTKKKLQTIIGQVFKVVSFARTADFLDDIKTLGYTQAFEGGLSIGLGDIMIPEEKQSLIENARGEVEEVQSNYMFGIITERERYNQIIDIWTRVNTRLRETLLKQLEDTDQGFNSVYMMMHSGARGSKEQIRQLGGMRGLMAKPQKNIAGSVGEIIENPILSNFKEGLDVLEYFISTHGARKGLADTALKTADAGYLTRRLHDVAQDVVVNEQDCETLRGITVAALKENEDIIVPLSERILGRTSLYDIVDPLTKEVILPAGEEITEEVADRVDETSIDSIEIRSALTCETRTGICAKCYGRNLASGRMAEVGEAVGVIASQSIGEPGTQLTLRTFHTGGTAMNVSVDANIKAKFSGVVSFEDIKTVESLDKEGNPATIVLGRRGEVRIVDPETNQILIANIIPYGATLTLKDGQKIEKGDAICHWDQFNAVIIAEMDGTIEYESIEEGITFREEADEQTGFKDKVITDTKDRTKNPAVIVKSKKGDKSYNLPVGARLMVEDGTKIKAGQVLSKIPRAVNMNSDITGGLPRVTELFEARNPSNPAVVSEIDGVVSYGGIKRGNREVFVEAKDGTKMKYMVSLAKLILVQEGDFVKAGEPLSDGAITPADILRIKGPTAVQEYLVEETQAVYRQQGVKISDKHIETIVRQMMQKVDIIDAGDTSFLEMQAVDKWSFREENDRILDMKVIMDSGESDRFKPGQMVTNREFRDENSRLKREDMKLMQMRDAQPAVSQIILQGITTASLGTESFISAASFQETTKVLSEASVKGKRDDLEGLKENVIVGHLIPAGTGRRKYQNLIIGSKAEIEAAEEKKMLETRKREYVN from the coding sequence ATGTCTTTAAAGAAAAACAAAAAAATAAACAGTGACTTCAATAGCATAACCATTAGTTTGGCTTCTCCAGAATCAATTTTGGAAAGCTCTTTTGGAGAAGTTACTCAACCCGAAACTATCAATTACAGAACATACAAACCTGAAATGGGCGGTTTGTTTTGTGAGCGTATTTTTGGACCGGTTAAAGACTGGGAATGCCACTGTGGTAAATACAAAAGAATTCGATACAAAGGAATTATTTGTGACCGATGTGGTGTAGAGGTAACAGAAAAGAAAGTACGTAGAGAGCGTATGGGGCACATCGAATTAGTGGTTCCTGTAGCTCACATATGGTATTTCAAAAGTTTACCAAACAAAATAGGTTACCTTTTAGGCCTTTCTTCTAAAAAACTAGATCAAATTATATACTACGAGCGATATGTAGTAATACAGTCTGGTGTTAAAGAAGAAGAAGGAATTGAATACATGGACTACCTCACTGAAGAGGAGTACCTTGATATCATTGACAAGCTTCCAAGAGAGAACCAACTACTTCCTGATGAAGACCCACAGAAATTCATCGCTAAAATGGGAGCGGATGCTCTTGAAATGTTACTCGCAAGATTAAAGCTAGATGAACTGTCATACTCGCTTCGTCACCAAGCTGCAACTGATACATCACAACAAAGAAAAGCAGAAGCACTTAAGAGATTAAGAATTGTAGAAGCTTTCCGTGATGCAAATACAAGAATCGAAAACCGCCCAGAATGGATGGTTATTCGTATGGTTCCTGTAATACCACCAGAATTGCGTCCACTTGTTCCACTTGATGGAGGAAGATTTGCAACATCTGACTTGAATGACCTTTATCGTAGAGTAATCATTCGTAACAACCGTTTGAAGCGTCTTTTGGAAATTAAAGCTCCAGAAGTAATCCTTCGTAATGAGAAAAGAATGTTACAAGAAGCTGTTGATTCGCTTTTTGATAACTCAAGAAAGGTTAATGCTGTTCGTTCAGATGGAAACCGTGCTTTAAAGTCTCTTTCAGATATGCTGAAAGGAAAGCAAGGTCGTTTCCGTCAAAACTTACTTGGAAAACGTGTTGATTATTCTGGACGTTCGGTAATCGTCGTTGGACCAGAGTTAAAACTTCACGAATGTGGTCTTCCAAAAGGAATGGCTGCTGAACTTTTTAAGCCTTTCATCATTCGTAAATTGATTGAGAGAGGAATAGTTAAGACTGTAAAATCTGCTAAGAAAATAGTTGATAGAAAAGATGCGGTAGTTTGGGATATCCTTGAAAATGTAATGAAAGGACACCCAGTTATGCTTAACCGTGCTCCTACTCTTCACCGATTAGGTATTCAAGCTTTCCAACCAAAATTGGTTGAAGGTAAAGCTATCCAATTGCACCCATTAGTATGTACTGCATTTAATGCTGACTTTGACGGTGACCAAATGGCAGTTCACGTACCACTTGGACAAGAAGCAATTATGGAAGCTTCTGTTTTGATGCTTTCTTCTCATAACATTTTGAACCCTGCGAACGGAGCTCCAATTACTGTACCTTCTCAGGACATGGTATTGGGTCTTTACTACGTAACAAAAGGTAAGAGATCAACAGAGAATGAGAAAATCAAAGGAGAAGGAATGACATTCTACGCTCCGGAAGAGGTGATCATTGCAATGAACGAAGGACAGCTTTCAACTCATGCATATATCAACTGTAAACTGAAAGTTAAGAATGCTCAAGGAGAACTTGAAGATAAAATTATTGAAACAGTTGCTGGTAGAGTACTTTTCAATCAATTCGTCCCGGAGAAAGTTGGTTATATCAACGAACTGTTAACGAAGAAAAAACTTCAAACAATCATTGGTCAAGTATTCAAAGTGGTAAGTTTTGCACGTACTGCAGACTTCCTTGATGATATCAAGACTCTTGGTTATACTCAGGCATTTGAAGGAGGACTTTCTATCGGATTGGGTGATATCATGATCCCAGAAGAGAAGCAAAGTTTGATCGAAAACGCAAGAGGTGAAGTAGAAGAAGTACAAAGCAACTACATGTTTGGTATCATTACCGAACGTGAACGTTACAACCAGATTATTGATATTTGGACAAGGGTAAACACTAGATTAAGAGAGACGCTTCTAAAACAACTAGAAGATACTGATCAAGGATTTAACTCGGTATATATGATGATGCACTCTGGAGCCCGTGGTTCTAAAGAGCAAATTCGTCAACTTGGTGGTATGAGAGGTTTGATGGCGAAACCACAGAAAAACATTGCTGGATCTGTTGGAGAAATCATTGAAAACCCAATTCTATCTAACTTTAAAGAAGGTTTGGATGTATTAGAGTACTTTATCTCTACACACGGTGCTCGTAAAGGTCTTGCCGATACAGCACTTAAAACTGCCGATGCTGGTTACCTAACTCGTCGTCTTCATGATGTAGCTCAAGACGTAGTTGTCAATGAGCAAGATTGTGAAACTTTACGTGGTATCACAGTTGCAGCCTTAAAGGAAAATGAAGATATCATAGTACCATTATCTGAAAGAATATTGGGAAGAACTTCCCTTTATGATATTGTTGATCCTCTTACAAAAGAAGTAATACTTCCCGCAGGTGAAGAAATCACTGAAGAAGTTGCTGACAGAGTAGATGAAACTTCAATAGATTCTATCGAAATCAGATCTGCATTAACTTGTGAAACAAGAACAGGTATTTGTGCTAAATGTTACGGTAGAAACCTTGCTTCTGGTCGTATGGCTGAAGTTGGAGAAGCTGTTGGTGTAATTGCATCACAGTCTATTGGAGAGCCAGGTACTCAACTTACACTTCGTACTTTCCACACAGGGGGTACAGCTATGAACGTTTCGGTTGATGCAAACATCAAAGCGAAATTTAGTGGAGTTGTAAGTTTTGAAGATATCAAAACGGTAGAAAGCCTTGATAAAGAAGGAAACCCCGCAACAATAGTTTTAGGTAGACGTGGTGAAGTAAGAATTGTAGATCCAGAGACAAACCAAATCTTGATCGCTAATATTATTCCTTACGGAGCTACACTAACTTTGAAAGATGGACAAAAAATTGAGAAAGGAGACGCAATTTGTCACTGGGATCAGTTTAACGCCGTAATTATCGCTGAAATGGACGGTACGATTGAGTACGAATCTATTGAAGAAGGTATTACTTTCAGAGAAGAAGCCGATGAGCAAACAGGTTTCAAAGACAAGGTAATTACAGATACAAAAGATCGTACTAAAAACCCAGCTGTTATAGTCAAGAGTAAAAAAGGCGACAAGTCTTATAACTTACCTGTAGGAGCTCGTTTGATGGTTGAAGACGGAACTAAGATCAAAGCTGGTCAAGTTCTTTCTAAAATACCTCGTGCGGTAAACATGAACTCGGATATTACGGGTGGTCTTCCACGTGTAACGGAGCTATTTGAAGCACGTAACCCATCTAACCCAGCGGTTGTCTCTGAAATAGACGGTGTTGTTTCGTATGGTGGAATTAAGCGTGGTAACAGAGAAGTTTTCGTAGAAGCAAAAGACGGAACAAAGATGAAATACATGGTTTCCCTTGCGAAACTAATCTTAGTTCAAGAAGGTGACTTCGTAAAAGCTGGAGAACCATTATCTGATGGAGCAATTACACCAGCCGATATTCTTCGTATCAAAGGACCTACAGCTGTACAAGAGTACCTTGTAGAAGAAACACAAGCTGTATATCGCCAACAAGGTGTAAAAATCTCTGATAAACATATTGAAACTATCGTGCGTCAAATGATGCAGAAAGTGGATATCATTGATGCTGGAGATACTTCATTCCTTGAAATGCAAGCCGTTGACAAATGGTCATTCCGTGAAGAAAACGATAGAATACTTGACATGAAAGTAATCATGGATTCTGGAGAGTCTGATCGATTTAAGCCAGGTCAAATGGTAACTAATCGCGAGTTCAGAGATGAAAACAGTAGATTAAAGAGAGAAGATATGAAACTAATGCAGATGAGAGATGCTCAACCAGCTGTTTCACAAATAATTCTTCAAGGTATCACTACCGCTTCTTTGGGAACTGAATCATTTATTTCTGCAGCCTCTTTCCAAGAGACAACTAAAGTATTGTCTGAAGCTTCTGTAAAAGGAAAACGTGACGATCTAGAAGGTCTTAAAGAAAACGTGATTGTTGGACACTTGATCCCAGCTGGAACTGGTCGAAGAAAGTATCAAAATCTTATCATCGGATCTAAAGCTGAAATTGAAGCTGCCGAAGAAAAGAAAATGCTTGAAACAAGAAAACGTGAATACGTTAATTAA
- a CDS encoding DNA-directed RNA polymerase subunit beta, whose product MNLTETGRKSFANVNPALEYPDFLDIQLKSFQEFFQIDTPAESRRAEGLYKVFMDNFPIADSRDNFVLEFVDYTIDPPKYSIDESIDRGLTYSVPLKAKLRLICNDDDHEDFETIEQEVFLGNIPYMTDRASFIINGAERVIVSQLHRSPGVFFSMSKHTNGTKLYSARVIPMKGSWIEFSTDVNNVMYAYIDRKKKFPVTTLLRSIGFGTDKEILDLFELSEEVKSEKKALKNAIGRKLAARVLKTWTEDFVDEDTGEVVSIDRNEVILERDSIITEEDIQLIIDTETPSIILHRTDANLAEYNIIYNTLQKDSSNSEKEAVEQIYRQLRNTEAPDEATAREIIQGLFFSDKRYDLGEVGRYRINTKLNLETTLEKRVLTTEDIIKIVKYLIGLINAKAVVDDIDHLSNRRVRTVGEQLSSQFGVGLARMARTIKERMNVRDNEDFKPVDLINARTLSSVINSFFGTNQLSQFMDQTNPLAEITHKRRMSALGPGGLSRERAGFEVRDVHYTHYGRLCTIETPEGPNIGLISSLCTYAKINSMGFIETPYMKINEGRVSGDVQYLTAEEEDGKNIALATPEADEKGTFGDALLKCRFEGDFPLKDPKEIDYMDIAPNQIVSVAASIIPFLEHDDANRALMGSNMQRQAVPLLRPEAPIVGTGLEARIARDSRTMVVAEGAGTVEYVDANKIVVNYDWNEDDILVNFQTSKKEYNLIKFRRTNQDTCINLRPIIGKGDRVSKGQVLVEGYATQGGELALGRNLKVAFMPWQGYNFEDAIVISEKVVRDDIFTSLHIEEFDLEVRDTKRGQEELTSEIPNVSEEAVKNLDENGIVTTGTHIKEGDILIGKITPKGESDPTPEEKLLRAIFGDKAGDVKDASKKASPSLRGVVIDTKLFSRPSKEERTKHKEEVKLLMKRHSENLLSLKTEMISKMVSILDGKTCKGVKHKFGDELISKGMKFNKSNISNNLFPEKNPYVDESTYNVPEESNLLGDINLEGWTSDEHNNSLLIRLVKNYLSQRSETIGIFKRERFVLEVGDELPAGIVKLAKVYIAKKRKLKVGDKMAGRHGNKGVVAKIVPDEDMPFLEDGSTMDIVLNPLGVPSRMNIGQLYETALGWAGQKLGRRYATPIFDGASSAEVSAEIAEAGLPDFGRTVLYNGLTGEAFDQKVTVGIIYMLKLGHLVDDKMHARSIGPYSLITQQPLGGKAQFGGQRFGEMEVWALEAFGASHILREILTVKSDDVQGRAKAYEAIVKGENLPKPSIPESFNVLVHELRGLALEITLK is encoded by the coding sequence TTGAATTTGACAGAAACTGGAAGAAAGTCTTTTGCAAATGTCAATCCTGCTCTTGAATATCCTGACTTTTTGGATATTCAGTTAAAATCATTTCAGGAATTTTTCCAAATTGATACACCTGCCGAAAGCCGTAGAGCTGAAGGTCTTTATAAGGTGTTCATGGATAATTTCCCGATTGCTGATTCTAGAGACAACTTTGTATTAGAATTCGTCGATTATACAATCGACCCGCCAAAATACTCCATAGATGAGAGTATAGACAGAGGTTTAACCTACTCGGTACCTCTAAAAGCCAAATTACGCCTTATTTGTAATGATGATGATCACGAAGACTTCGAAACTATCGAGCAAGAAGTATTCTTAGGAAACATTCCATACATGACAGATAGAGCATCATTCATTATCAATGGTGCTGAGCGTGTAATTGTATCACAACTACACAGATCTCCGGGTGTATTCTTTTCAATGAGTAAGCATACCAATGGTACAAAGCTTTACTCTGCAAGAGTAATCCCAATGAAAGGGTCATGGATAGAATTCTCTACCGACGTTAACAATGTCATGTATGCGTACATTGACAGAAAGAAAAAGTTTCCTGTAACAACTCTTCTAAGATCTATTGGTTTTGGAACAGATAAGGAAATACTTGACCTTTTCGAATTATCGGAAGAAGTAAAATCAGAAAAGAAAGCTCTTAAAAATGCTATAGGCCGCAAGCTTGCAGCTAGAGTTCTTAAAACTTGGACCGAGGACTTCGTTGATGAAGACACAGGAGAAGTTGTATCTATTGATAGAAACGAAGTAATTTTAGAAAGAGATTCTATTATTACTGAAGAAGATATTCAGCTGATCATTGATACTGAAACTCCTTCAATCATTCTTCATAGAACTGATGCGAATCTTGCCGAGTATAATATTATTTATAATACGCTTCAAAAAGATAGCTCAAACTCTGAGAAAGAGGCAGTTGAGCAAATCTATCGTCAGCTTAGAAACACTGAAGCACCAGACGAAGCAACTGCAAGAGAAATTATCCAAGGTCTTTTCTTCTCCGATAAGAGATATGACTTAGGTGAAGTAGGAAGATATAGAATCAATACTAAACTTAATCTTGAGACTACTCTTGAGAAAAGAGTATTGACAACGGAAGATATTATTAAAATCGTTAAGTATTTGATCGGTCTGATCAATGCAAAAGCAGTTGTTGATGATATTGACCACCTTTCTAATCGTCGTGTTAGAACCGTAGGAGAGCAATTGTCTAGCCAGTTTGGTGTAGGTCTTGCCCGTATGGCTCGTACGATAAAAGAAAGAATGAACGTAAGAGATAATGAAGATTTCAAGCCTGTTGACTTGATCAATGCTCGTACACTTTCATCTGTTATTAACTCGTTCTTTGGAACAAACCAGCTTTCTCAGTTCATGGATCAAACGAACCCATTGGCTGAAATTACTCACAAAAGAAGAATGTCGGCTCTTGGGCCTGGTGGTCTTTCTCGTGAAAGAGCAGGTTTTGAGGTACGTGACGTTCACTATACACACTACGGTCGTCTTTGTACGATTGAGACTCCTGAGGGACCAAACATTGGTTTGATATCTTCGCTTTGTACTTATGCGAAAATCAACTCAATGGGATTCATTGAAACTCCTTACATGAAAATCAATGAAGGTAGAGTTTCTGGTGATGTACAATATTTAACTGCAGAAGAAGAAGACGGTAAAAACATTGCCCTTGCAACTCCAGAAGCAGACGAAAAAGGAACATTCGGTGATGCTTTATTGAAGTGTCGTTTCGAAGGTGACTTCCCATTAAAAGATCCAAAAGAGATCGATTATATGGATATTGCCCCAAATCAAATTGTATCTGTTGCAGCATCTATCATTCCTTTCTTGGAGCATGATGATGCCAACCGTGCTTTGATGGGATCTAACATGCAGCGTCAAGCAGTTCCACTATTAAGACCTGAAGCTCCTATTGTTGGAACAGGACTTGAAGCTAGAATTGCTAGAGATTCAAGAACAATGGTTGTTGCTGAAGGAGCAGGAACTGTTGAGTATGTTGATGCAAATAAAATCGTTGTAAATTACGACTGGAACGAAGATGATATCTTAGTCAACTTCCAAACCAGTAAAAAAGAATATAACCTTATTAAATTCCGTCGTACTAACCAGGATACATGTATCAACCTGAGACCAATTATTGGTAAAGGAGATAGAGTTTCTAAAGGTCAAGTATTGGTAGAAGGATATGCAACACAAGGAGGAGAATTAGCTTTAGGTAGAAACCTTAAAGTAGCCTTCATGCCTTGGCAAGGATATAACTTTGAGGATGCGATTGTAATTTCTGAGAAAGTAGTAAGAGATGATATTTTCACTTCTCTACACATTGAAGAATTTGATCTAGAAGTAAGAGATACAAAGAGAGGTCAAGAAGAATTAACTTCAGAAATCCCTAACGTTTCTGAAGAGGCTGTTAAAAACCTTGACGAAAACGGAATCGTTACTACAGGAACTCACATCAAAGAAGGTGATATCTTAATTGGTAAAATCACTCCAAAAGGAGAATCTGATCCAACACCAGAAGAGAAATTGCTTCGTGCGATATTTGGAGACAAAGCTGGTGATGTAAAAGACGCATCTAAGAAAGCATCTCCATCACTAAGAGGAGTTGTTATTGATACTAAGCTATTCTCTCGTCCATCTAAAGAAGAAAGAACTAAGCACAAAGAAGAAGTTAAACTTCTTATGAAAAGGCATAGCGAAAATCTTCTGTCTCTTAAGACTGAGATGATTAGCAAAATGGTTTCTATTCTTGACGGAAAAACTTGTAAAGGAGTTAAGCATAAGTTTGGCGATGAATTGATTTCAAAAGGAATGAAATTCAACAAGTCGAATATATCAAACAACCTTTTCCCAGAGAAAAACCCTTACGTTGACGAAAGTACATACAACGTACCTGAAGAGTCTAATCTCCTTGGAGATATCAACTTGGAAGGCTGGACTTCAGATGAACACAATAACTCATTATTGATCCGTTTGGTTAAAAACTACCTATCTCAGCGTAGTGAAACTATCGGTATCTTTAAAAGAGAACGTTTCGTTCTTGAAGTAGGAGATGAACTTCCAGCTGGTATTGTTAAGCTTGCTAAAGTATACATCGCTAAGAAACGTAAGTTGAAAGTTGGTGATAAAATGGCGGGTCGTCACGGAAACAAAGGTGTTGTAGCCAAAATCGTACCTGACGAAGACATGCCATTCCTAGAAGATGGATCAACAATGGATATCGTTTTGAATCCACTTGGTGTACCTTCTCGTATGAACATCGGTCAACTTTACGAAACAGCTCTAGGATGGGCAGGACAAAAATTAGGCCGTCGCTATGCTACACCTATTTTTGACGGTGCATCTTCTGCTGAAGTAAGTGCTGAAATCGCTGAGGCTGGTCTTCCAGACTTTGGTAGAACAGTACTTTATAATGGCCTTACTGGTGAAGCATTTGATCAAAAAGTTACAGTTGGTATTATATACATGCTGAAACTGGGTCACTTAGTTGATGATAAAATGCACGCTCGTTCTATTGGACCATACTCACTTATTACGCAACAACCACTTGGAGGTAAAGCTCAATTTGGAGGTCAACGTTTTGGAGAGATGGAAGTATGGGCATTAGAGGCCTTCGGTGCTTCTCATATTTTACGCGAAATTCTTACAGTAAAATCTGATGATGTACAAGGAAGAGCAAAAGCTTATGAAGCTATTGTGAAAGGTGAAAATTTACCAAAACCAAGTATCCCTGAATCGTTCAATGTACTCGTACATGAGCTTAGAGGTCTTGCTTTAGAAATCACCTTGAAATAA
- a CDS encoding LSU ribosomal protein L12P codes for MADLKAFAEQLVNLTVKEVNELATILKDEYGIEPAAGGAVMMAGPADAGAAAVEEKSTFDVILKAAGGSKLQVVKLVKDLAGLGLKEAKDLVDSAPQAVKEGIAKDEAEALKKQLEEAGAEVELK; via the coding sequence ATGGCAGATTTAAAAGCGTTTGCTGAACAACTAGTTAACCTTACTGTTAAAGAAGTAAATGAGTTAGCTACTATTCTAAAAGATGAGTACGGAATTGAGCCTGCAGCAGGTGGAGCCGTAATGATGGCTGGTCCAGCTGATGCAGGTGCTGCAGCAGTTGAAGAGAAGTCAACATTCGACGTAATCTTAAAAGCAGCTGGTGGAAGCAAGCTACAAGTAGTGAAATTAGTGAAAGATCTAGCTGGACTAGGTTTGAAAGAAGCTAAAGATCTAGTTGACAGTGCTCCTCAAGCAGTTAAAGAAGGAATTGCTAAAGACGAAGCAGAAGCATTGAAGAAGCAGCTTGAAGAAGCTGGTGCTGAAGTAGAGCTTAAGTAA